The genomic segment AAAGAAGCGCAACGCCAGACATGATGCTGCCCAATGTGTCCTGAAGTGCCAAACCGATCACAATTGAGCTAACGCCTAAAGCAGTAGCCAGACCTGCCAGATCTGCACCCCACACTACCGCCAGTACGATCGCACTTCCTGCAAGTATCAAAAACAGTCTAGCGAGATCGATCAGCAGTTTGGGCATCCGCGCCCGCCATGTATTTGCCTCAGCATCTTCAAATAAGATGGCATTAATCAGAGAGAGAGATGTGTGGATAACGGATAGCCAAAACAGCGTTTCCAGGATCTTGACAAAATTCCCGCTCCTGTCAAGCTCAACGACCTTATTAAGGAACAGCATCAACACCAAGACGGGTATGACGAGGTTCCTTACGAGTACCAACGTCGCCGCGATCGGTTTACCGTGCCTTTGTAAATGATGAATAGCTTCTCCCAGCACAATTACGAGCAACGGGAAGCCAACGCCGATCGCGATCGCCCAGATCGACCATTCGGAGTTTGCGCTCATATTTATTTCTCCGATTTCCATTCTTTAGTTGCGGTAGCATTTACTGGTTGCTGGGTACTTCTCAGTTGCCAAGCTAATAGCTTTTGTTTTCCAGGTTCTTGGATTTCCCCAATCGGCTCAAACTCGTACAGGTCTTGCAGGCGATCGCAAATGTTTTGGGAAACCATAATCGCTCCTGGCGGACAAGCTGACCTCAGCTGATTGGCAATATTGACAGTATCGCCCCAAACGTCGTAGAGCATTTTATTTTTGCCCATGATGCCCGCCACCACATCTCCTGAATTGATACCAATCCGCAGGTCTAGATGCAAGCCTTTTTCATAACTGAATCGGCGGACAAAGGCAAGCATTTCTACCGCAAATTCTACCATGCGTTTTTCACGATCCAAACGCGGCACACTCAGTCCGCAGGCTGCCATGTAACCATCCCCAATGGTTTTGATCTTATCTATACCGTATTTTTCCGCCATTTCATCGAACGCTGTTACCATTTCATTAAGCACGGCAACAACTTCCTGGGCGGACATCGATTGATAAAGCTGGGTGAAGTGATGGAGGTCGGAGAACAAGACCGTGACATTAGAAACCTGCTCGGCAATGTTTTTTTCTCCATTTTTGAGGCGTTTTTTTAGGTAAATTATGATTATTTGAAATGGCAAATCAATCGCCAAAATCATAAAACTTTTTCTCTTCCGCCACTCCCCCACTCCCCCTGCCTCTTCCATCGAGGGTACGATTGCGCTATCTTTTTCTGTGTGTGCAGATGAGGGAACAGGGATGCAAGGTAAGCAAGTTCGACTGACTGGGGGTACTGGCGAACTGGGTTTGGGTGTGACGCCAGTGGTTTTGGCGCACGGTGTCGCTCTCGTGACAATTCCCGATCGCAACGGACAGGAGATCGATCGCCTCAAGGGAATTCTCTCGCCAGAAGATTTTGGCAAGATTCAGTTTATTCCCAGTCAAAATGGGGGCAGCGGTATTTAACCACAAATTGTGTATAAAGTCAAGGTATAGAAAAGTTGTATCCAAGTAAACAAAACGGACTTTAGATAAGAAAACAAGCTCAATCGTAAATTGTCGGGATGAACAAAAGCCGGGATACAATGTAAAATTAAAAGGAACTTAGTCCGAAATCGCCTTTGGACGATCGAGTCACCTTGGCTAGAAAGGTAAACATTTTATTAAACAATTGTTCCCGACAAACAAAGGGGTTGGCATGGCAGAAATCACGAAAGAGGAAATGCGCGAACGACTGGGTAATATTGACCAGATTCGCGATATTATTTTTGGCCCTCAGCTGCGAGAATATAACAATCGCTTTGACAAGATAGAGTCGGATATATCGTTGGTACAGCAGGAGATGCGCGATCGCATCGATCAAGTAAGGACTATCTTATCTACAGAACTACGGGCAGCAGTTGATGGGCTGGAGAAGAAAGTCAAGTCTCTTAATTTAACATCCCAGGAAGAAATTAACGACTTGCGGCAACAGTTAGATCGCGTCAACAAAAAGTTCTCCAACACGATTGAGGCGCTAGATCAAACTGTCGATAACCAAACATCTTCACTGCGCGAGGAATTGTCACAAGCAAGAAGCAAACTTCAGGAAGATGTTCGGAGTTTGAGAGCGCAGGTTTTTGATGAATTGGAACGGCGCATCTCGGTGATGAGAGATGTAAAAGTTTCCAGGGATGATATGGCAGAAATTCTGTTTGAGCTTGGTATGAGGCTGAAAGGAAACGAGTTTGTCCCCCAGCTCAAAGAAGTTGCCGACACTGAGAATCTGTATAACGATGTTCGTTTGCTAGGACAAAGTAAAAACTGGGAATAGACTAAATAACCGAGCTGAAGCCTTGCGATAAAATTGCACAATTTTATTTGGCATCGCTCGGTTTTTCAACTCACTGCTGTAATTGCAAAGTTGAACACTAAGAGCGGGGATACCTACCTATGCCTTTGTCAAAAGAAAATTCAACTGAGGTAGAGAGTCGGGAAAATGTTCTTTCCGAGCCAACCGAGTCAAGTTATCAAAAAATAGATCGGATTGAGGGCTTGCTAGATCTGTTAATTGACCTCAAAATCCTGGATAGGGAAGAAAAACAGACGAGCGAATCGCCTCCTCCAATGAACGAAGATTCGAGTCGCGGTGAGGAAGCGATCGATTACGAAATTATAGATGGATATGGGTATATTAATGTAAATGCTTCATCCGTAATTGAGCCAGAAGAATATCTGACAGAACAGCAATTGCCTTTACAAGCACAAGTAGAAGAGGCAAACAGCGACGATTTGCCATCTGAGCTTAGTTCAGATATCGTATCAGATAATATTATCGCCGAATTAGAGCCAGATGCAAACCTGGCAGAACAAACTTTTAATATAGAGGAGAAATTAGAAGAATCTAGGGGCGAAGAGTTATCATTGTTGCCCGATTTAGCCGATTTATCGGATTTAAATAGCGATATTACCGCCAAACAGGAACGAGAGGAGAAGGAGAAGAAAGTACAAGAACTCGATCGGCAGGAAAAGGAAATACAAAAAAATCCGCACAAGCGAATTTCATCATCTGAGCCTGAGTCAGAAAATGTAGAGGATAAATACGGTGCATTTAAACAGCTGCAATTTATGCTGTTAGGGCCGGAAATGACTCAGATGCAAGCTGTAATAACAGGTTTTCAAAATAAAATTCAAGATATAGAAAATACAATTAACGATCGCACAGAATTGATCGAACTGCTTTGGCCAATAATTTCCGAACTGCTGGATCGAAAAATAGCG from the Aerosakkonema funiforme FACHB-1375 genome contains:
- a CDS encoding adenylate/guanylate cyclase domain-containing protein, coding for MILAIDLPFQIIIIYLKKRLKNGEKNIAEQVSNVTVLFSDLHHFTQLYQSMSAQEVVAVLNEMVTAFDEMAEKYGIDKIKTIGDGYMAACGLSVPRLDREKRMVEFAVEMLAFVRRFSYEKGLHLDLRIGINSGDVVAGIMGKNKMLYDVWGDTVNIANQLRSACPPGAIMVSQNICDRLQDLYEFEPIGEIQEPGKQKLLAWQLRSTQQPVNATATKEWKSEK